A window from Thermoanaerobaculales bacterium encodes these proteins:
- a CDS encoding polysaccharide deacetylase family protein, whose protein sequence is MTRQLPICSLSLDLDNQWSYMKTHGDAGWESFPSYLDLVVPRALEILDRFGWTITFFIVGQDAALEKNREALQAIAAAGHEIGNHSFNHEPWLHLYTKQRVADEISRAEEAIKSATGHHPRGFRGPGYTFSRTTLEVLAERGYLYDASTLPTYLGPLARAYFFHASKNLTTEERRQRSLLFGGFRDGLQPLKPFLRKVGGGQLLEIPVTTLPILKLPFHFSYLLYIATYSPTLSLLYFRSALALCRAMRVEPSLLLHPLDFLGSDDVPQLAFFPAMNLDAGRKADSLGSLLRVLVSRHSVVTMSVHSKRCLTSRELPIRSPAELDPKG, encoded by the coding sequence ATGACCAGGCAGCTCCCGATCTGCAGCCTCTCGCTCGACCTGGACAACCAGTGGTCGTACATGAAGACGCACGGGGATGCCGGGTGGGAGTCGTTTCCGTCCTACCTCGACCTCGTGGTGCCGCGCGCCCTCGAGATCCTGGACCGCTTCGGCTGGACGATCACCTTCTTCATCGTCGGCCAGGACGCCGCGCTCGAGAAGAACCGCGAGGCGCTGCAGGCCATCGCCGCGGCCGGTCATGAGATCGGCAACCACAGCTTCAACCACGAGCCCTGGCTGCACCTCTACACCAAACAGCGGGTCGCCGATGAGATCAGCCGCGCCGAGGAAGCCATCAAGTCCGCCACCGGCCACCACCCCCGCGGCTTCCGCGGCCCCGGCTACACCTTCTCGCGGACCACCCTCGAGGTCCTCGCGGAGCGCGGCTACCTCTACGACGCCTCCACCCTCCCCACCTACCTCGGCCCCCTCGCCCGCGCTTACTTCTTCCACGCCTCCAAGAACCTGACCACCGAAGAGCGGCGGCAGCGAAGCCTCCTATTCGGTGGTTTCCGCGACGGCCTGCAGCCTCTGAAGCCGTTTCTCCGGAAAGTCGGCGGAGGCCAACTTCTCGAGATCCCTGTCACAACGCTTCCGATCCTCAAGCTTCCCTTCCACTTCAGCTACCTGCTCTACATCGCCACCTACTCCCCTACCCTCTCCCTGCTCTACTTCCGCAGCGCACTTGCCCTTTGCCGCGCCATGCGCGTCGAGCCCTCGCTCCTCCTTCACCCCCTCGACTTCCTCGGCAGCGACGACGTTCCCCAGCTTGCGTTCTTCCCTGCCATGAACCTCGATGCCGGACGCAAGGCCGACTCGCTCGGCAGCCTCCTGCGAGTCCTCGTTTCGCGGCACTCGGTAGTGACGATGTCAGTGCACTCGAAGCGGTGTCTCACCTCCCGCGAGTTGCCCATCCGCTCGCCTGCCGAGCTCGACCCGAAGGGCTGA
- a CDS encoding acyltransferase family protein, giving the protein MIASGESREVSGRGTLTWVDRLKGLALVWIFLNHAVERIFGFPYMANPTADWPPLETRIGQLAPVAGHGHWDIPLNVLRYLGWTGDQGVQLFLIVSGFALTWGILGRCGEESFPAADFYRRRLARIYPLWWAVHLFALGAIIFLANSRSLEVVKFALSALGIRVTGPLFYFLVSSWWFIGLILQLYLVYPLIWEGLRRVGPLRVLVVSCVCALTIRGVGLAVFTEYLDPWQRGAIFVTRLPEFTLGVCLAWWMFHDRNATDTRLRHPASATVAVLGYAVGLVLSFSLIGMTLAPVLLGASAFVLLYGALQRIERWNPAGKGAVAWVGVHSYALYLVHEPAVSLAIPRGLTDGGWRIVGGLIGAAALTIAGARVLEFGVSSALGLLGRVRVRIGEWRTALTCAAAAALAMSLLVGIELSIRCRWPQETFADSGWGERPALDPDPDFGWRLRPSAVTHLRWESYDYTVTANSLGFPGPEYPRERSPGTYRILTTGDAFTSAEGVDTERSWPRILERKLSAELGERKIEVMNFAISGYGPRQYAEIVERFAPQFQPDLIMIGFFVNDYADVLESDDKVRQEIGFERPRSDSLESILKLSHLRHLIGVKLRGRLEEVFRDRPNSYGYYLGNFRFLERGDPEWSTRGRDAAEECLARVANTAETLKAKVAIAMIPAPVQVCDHDDLAYYPRHVDLGNPEEYDQERPQRLTREIAKRLGIAFYDLLPVMRAGGSECPYQPRNMHWTATGHEVVATYLLQALMDAGYFDPIKE; this is encoded by the coding sequence ATGATCGCCTCAGGTGAGAGCCGAGAGGTGTCAGGACGCGGAACGCTGACCTGGGTTGACCGCCTCAAGGGGCTCGCCCTGGTCTGGATCTTCCTGAATCACGCCGTGGAACGGATCTTCGGGTTTCCGTACATGGCGAATCCCACAGCGGATTGGCCCCCGCTGGAGACCCGGATTGGCCAGCTCGCTCCGGTCGCCGGGCACGGGCACTGGGACATCCCACTCAACGTTCTTCGCTACCTGGGCTGGACCGGTGACCAGGGAGTCCAGCTGTTCTTGATTGTCAGCGGGTTTGCCCTGACCTGGGGGATCCTCGGACGGTGCGGCGAGGAGTCCTTCCCGGCCGCGGACTTCTACCGGCGCAGGCTAGCGAGAATCTATCCGCTCTGGTGGGCCGTCCACCTTTTTGCACTGGGCGCAATCATCTTCCTGGCGAACAGTCGATCGCTGGAGGTGGTCAAGTTCGCGCTGAGTGCGCTCGGGATCCGAGTGACGGGCCCGCTGTTCTACTTTCTGGTTTCTTCGTGGTGGTTCATTGGCCTCATACTCCAGCTATACCTTGTGTACCCCTTGATCTGGGAAGGCCTCAGGCGGGTCGGCCCGCTGCGAGTTCTCGTTGTCTCGTGCGTTTGTGCGCTCACGATCAGGGGAGTTGGCCTCGCCGTCTTCACTGAGTATCTCGATCCGTGGCAACGCGGGGCAATCTTCGTGACGCGGTTGCCCGAGTTCACGCTGGGTGTGTGTCTCGCCTGGTGGATGTTTCACGACCGAAACGCTACCGACACGCGGCTCCGGCACCCTGCCAGCGCGACAGTCGCCGTGCTCGGCTACGCGGTCGGGCTGGTCCTGTCGTTCTCGCTGATCGGAATGACGCTCGCACCGGTCCTCCTCGGGGCAAGTGCGTTCGTGCTCCTTTACGGCGCCCTTCAGAGAATCGAGAGATGGAACCCTGCTGGCAAGGGGGCAGTGGCGTGGGTCGGTGTTCATTCCTACGCCCTGTACCTGGTTCACGAGCCCGCCGTGTCGCTGGCGATTCCCCGGGGGCTCACAGATGGTGGCTGGAGAATCGTGGGCGGCCTCATCGGTGCGGCGGCTCTGACGATCGCGGGAGCGCGCGTGCTCGAGTTTGGCGTCTCGAGCGCGCTCGGCCTCCTCGGCCGGGTGAGGGTGCGGATAGGAGAGTGGCGGACGGCGCTCACCTGCGCGGCGGCAGCTGCCTTGGCGATGAGCCTCCTCGTCGGCATCGAGCTGAGCATCAGATGTCGATGGCCCCAAGAGACCTTCGCCGACAGTGGATGGGGCGAGCGGCCCGCTCTGGATCCTGACCCGGACTTCGGCTGGCGACTTCGCCCCTCGGCGGTGACTCACCTCCGCTGGGAAAGCTATGACTACACGGTGACGGCAAACTCACTCGGCTTCCCGGGCCCCGAGTATCCCCGTGAGAGATCCCCCGGGACCTACAGGATTCTGACGACCGGCGACGCATTCACGAGCGCCGAGGGCGTCGACACCGAACGGAGCTGGCCGCGGATCCTGGAGCGCAAGCTGTCGGCCGAGCTCGGCGAGCGCAAGATCGAGGTCATGAACTTCGCGATCTCAGGCTACGGCCCGAGGCAGTATGCCGAGATCGTCGAAAGGTTCGCCCCGCAGTTCCAACCGGATCTCATCATGATCGGGTTCTTCGTCAACGACTACGCTGACGTTCTGGAGAGCGATGACAAGGTCCGTCAGGAGATCGGATTTGAGCGCCCTCGGTCAGACAGTCTCGAGTCGATTCTCAAGTTGTCGCATCTGCGCCACTTGATCGGGGTGAAGCTGCGAGGAAGGCTCGAGGAGGTGTTCCGCGACCGGCCCAACTCCTACGGCTACTACTTGGGGAACTTCCGATTCCTGGAGAGAGGGGACCCTGAATGGAGCACCCGCGGCCGAGACGCTGCTGAGGAGTGTCTCGCGCGGGTGGCGAACACGGCCGAGACTCTGAAAGCGAAGGTCGCGATCGCGATGATCCCGGCTCCGGTTCAGGTCTGCGACCATGACGACCTCGCGTACTATCCGCGGCATGTCGACCTGGGCAACCCTGAGGAATATGACCAGGAGCGGCCGCAGAGACTGACGCGCGAGATCGCCAAGCGACTGGGCATTGCGTTCTACGATCTGCTCCCGGTCATGCGAGCAGGCGGCAGCGAGTGTCCATATCAGCCCAGGAACATGCACTGGACCGCGACGGGCCACGAGGTTGTTGCCACGTACCTTCTACAGGCGCTGATGGACGCCGGCTACTTCGACCCGATCAAGGAATAG
- a CDS encoding radical SAM protein, translating into MGWLCVVPRSPASTFVGWGESRLSFRDARLGSAALGAARIESNYYGSPPHAGGRTPGLRCALVNTPAPRRAESHDLPDYPHMGIGYVAASIMARGLECDVIDAKLERLSSSSLARRIAKGPYDIVGFSAMTHEISEAGKLADLIKTRRPKITTVIGGVHATALPAETLRDFPSFDVLVHGEGEVTLAELVGAIRVGSRLDGIEGVAYRSGEDVVVNPSRPWTDNLDLLPFPDYSRYPACREYHVITARGCPYHCIFCMSPYGRTAVRERSPENVIKELASIERFHPRIVKFNDETFGINRRRAVRLLDLIRDEGLHRARKVASMRADHVDVELLKKMKEAGFCYVDYGVETGSSDVMVRIRKGLALERVEEAVRLTKQAGLKVGANFIIGHPDETWETAMQTIDFAVKLNADVNAIGLMVPYPGTEVAEMVKTGRGGYRLLSGEWADYNKQLGNALELTSLSRRRMERLQLIGYLKVPLRNHRYLGFLRFCWQHRRAAVAYLKKACW; encoded by the coding sequence ATGGGGTGGCTCTGCGTCGTGCCGCGGAGTCCGGCATCAACCTTCGTCGGGTGGGGAGAAAGCCGACTGTCCTTCCGGGATGCGCGGCTCGGTTCAGCGGCCCTGGGCGCGGCTCGGATAGAATCTAATTACTACGGCAGTCCGCCACATGCCGGGGGGAGGACACCGGGGTTGAGGTGCGCCCTTGTGAACACACCGGCCCCTCGTAGGGCCGAGTCCCACGACCTTCCCGACTACCCGCACATGGGCATCGGGTACGTGGCAGCTTCGATCATGGCGCGAGGTCTGGAGTGCGACGTCATTGACGCGAAGCTGGAGAGGCTGTCGTCGAGCTCCCTGGCGAGGAGGATCGCGAAGGGTCCGTACGACATCGTCGGCTTCTCTGCGATGACACACGAGATCTCAGAGGCCGGAAAGCTGGCGGACCTGATCAAGACCAGGAGACCGAAGATAACCACAGTCATTGGCGGGGTGCACGCGACCGCGCTGCCCGCCGAGACCCTCAGGGATTTCCCCTCGTTCGATGTCTTGGTTCACGGCGAGGGGGAGGTCACCCTCGCCGAGCTTGTCGGTGCCATCCGGGTGGGATCACGACTGGACGGAATCGAGGGAGTGGCCTACAGGTCCGGTGAGGACGTGGTTGTGAACCCCTCCAGGCCGTGGACCGACAATCTCGATCTACTGCCCTTTCCGGACTACTCGCGGTATCCGGCGTGCAGGGAGTACCACGTCATCACGGCCAGAGGTTGTCCCTACCACTGCATCTTCTGCATGTCGCCCTATGGGCGAACAGCGGTGAGAGAACGTTCACCCGAGAATGTCATCAAAGAGCTCGCAAGCATCGAGAGGTTTCACCCTCGCATCGTCAAGTTCAACGACGAGACATTCGGCATCAACCGACGGCGTGCGGTCCGCCTGCTGGATCTGATCCGTGACGAGGGTCTTCACCGGGCAAGGAAGGTAGCCTCGATGAGGGCAGACCACGTCGACGTCGAGCTTCTCAAGAAGATGAAGGAGGCGGGGTTCTGCTATGTCGACTACGGCGTTGAGACCGGGAGCAGTGATGTGATGGTGCGGATCAGGAAGGGGCTGGCACTTGAGCGGGTCGAGGAAGCCGTTCGATTGACGAAACAAGCTGGCCTGAAGGTGGGCGCCAACTTCATCATCGGGCACCCCGACGAAACCTGGGAGACGGCGATGCAGACGATCGACTTCGCCGTGAAGCTCAACGCCGACGTCAACGCAATCGGACTGATGGTTCCCTACCCCGGCACCGAGGTGGCGGAGATGGTCAAGACGGGTCGGGGCGGGTACCGGCTGCTGTCGGGTGAATGGGCGGACTACAACAAACAGCTCGGAAACGCCCTCGAGCTGACGAGCCTCTCTCGAAGGAGGATGGAACGACTGCAGTTGATCGGGTACCTGAAGGTCCCGCTGCGGAATCACCGGTACCTGGGTTTCCTGCGTTTCTGCTGGCAACATCGACGAGCCGCAGTGGCCTATCTCAAGAAAGCGTGTTGGTGA
- a CDS encoding glycosyltransferase family 87 protein, which translates to MAKGDDCSIQVENADRLPSRSARRWRAALSIIAFLLAVIVPAVRVSRHMNIPGTRVDPDHWALVDFRDNVYYPAKAFLSGGNPYDRETHVATYPVRVRFPPYTPLFLLAHAPFGLLPQGASQLVYFVLTIALTVFLAHLTLRICGSHSTLYSVLGIAAMALLSRPGHWNLTLGQVTLEFVILAYVALHFGARAPLVSGLALAAATMKATIALPLVILMICCRYWRSVAIGTCIAVLATLPPTLVLVSSAGGVSALADSFLDSAAVFQDDESANPVLSSSRIDAVALVSRLHWKSAGPAAQAGILVFVVGTACAAIRRVRLAASGREADLYCFSIATLAILVPLYQQLYGALLLVLPMTALVINRWAPAQVSRARSLRTALIILLAVPAVNQLIAFRVLQQLKVVPGAWTFAVSINRITLILALSLYVVSAFKYIKPAPPSATAVT; encoded by the coding sequence ATGGCCAAGGGCGACGATTGCAGCATCCAAGTCGAGAATGCTGACAGGTTGCCCAGCAGATCTGCGCGGCGATGGCGAGCTGCGCTGTCCATCATCGCGTTCCTCCTCGCCGTGATTGTCCCGGCGGTTCGTGTTTCTCGCCACATGAACATCCCCGGGACGAGAGTGGACCCGGATCATTGGGCGCTGGTGGATTTTCGCGACAACGTCTACTACCCGGCGAAAGCGTTCCTCAGCGGCGGCAATCCATACGACCGGGAGACCCACGTCGCGACTTACCCAGTCCGGGTGCGCTTCCCCCCGTACACACCACTCTTCCTGCTGGCCCATGCTCCCTTCGGCTTGCTACCTCAAGGTGCTTCACAGCTCGTCTACTTCGTGCTGACGATTGCGTTGACGGTTTTCCTCGCACATCTCACCCTGAGAATCTGCGGTAGTCATTCGACGCTGTACTCGGTTCTGGGAATTGCGGCTATGGCTCTCCTCAGTCGACCCGGGCACTGGAACCTCACGCTCGGACAAGTGACATTGGAGTTCGTGATCCTCGCGTACGTAGCGCTCCATTTCGGCGCCCGAGCGCCGCTGGTGTCTGGTTTGGCGCTTGCAGCTGCCACCATGAAAGCGACAATCGCCCTCCCTCTCGTGATCCTGATGATCTGCTGTCGGTACTGGAGGTCGGTTGCCATCGGGACGTGCATCGCCGTACTCGCGACGTTACCGCCCACGCTTGTGCTCGTGAGCTCGGCTGGAGGAGTCAGCGCTCTCGCAGACAGCTTCCTGGACAGTGCTGCAGTGTTCCAGGATGACGAATCCGCAAACCCTGTTCTCAGCTCTTCCCGGATCGATGCGGTCGCGTTGGTGAGCAGGCTGCATTGGAAGTCCGCAGGACCTGCAGCTCAGGCCGGCATCCTGGTGTTCGTAGTCGGCACGGCATGCGCGGCAATCAGGCGGGTGCGCCTCGCCGCTTCTGGGCGCGAGGCCGACTTGTATTGTTTCTCCATCGCCACTCTCGCGATCCTGGTTCCACTGTACCAACAGCTGTACGGCGCCCTCCTGCTCGTCTTGCCGATGACGGCGCTCGTCATCAACCGCTGGGCGCCGGCTCAGGTGTCTCGCGCACGCTCCTTGAGGACGGCCCTGATCATCTTGCTCGCCGTGCCGGCAGTCAACCAACTCATCGCATTCCGGGTGCTGCAGCAACTGAAAGTTGTACCGGGCGCTTGGACCTTCGCGGTTTCGATCAACCGGATCACCCTGATCTTGGCGCTGAGCCTGTACGTGGTCTCGGCATTCAAGTACATCAAACCCGCCCCTCCAAGCGCTACGGCGGTGACGTGA